Below is a window of Congzhengia minquanensis DNA.
CATGGGCAGTGCAGGCTGCCTGGCACCCCTGCGTCAGCACAAACAGACGGCAGCGTTTTCCACATTCGTCCTTCAGCCGCGCAGCCGCGTTTTGCAGACGCTGAATTTCCTCCGGTTTTACGGTCAGACATGTGCGGAGTGTGGGGTTAATATGGTAAATCAGTTCGCAAATCCACAGCAGTTCCTCCCGCAGAACGTCATCTTTCACCATTGTACGCAAAAGGCCTGCACTGCTGGCCATATAATCGGTTAAAAGTTCAAAATCACAGCGCAGGTCATCGCTGTCGTCACATAAAAAGGGATATGCCTCATAGGGGCTTCTGTATAGTTCCATGTGAATTACTCCCATTTTTTTAATGTATTTTGCATGTAGTTTTGCACGTCCATACGGTAAATTTCGCTGACCAGGG
It encodes the following:
- a CDS encoding ATP--cob(I)alamin adenosyltransferase, whose amino-acid sequence is MELYRSPYEAYPFLCDDSDDLRCDFELLTDYMASSAGLLRTMVKDDVLREELLWICELIYHINPTLRTCLTVKPEEIQRLQNAAARLKDECGKRCRLFVLTQGCQAACTAHVLRVQGKSLVRLLYRHCQQGHEVPPALFDIANLLSGYFFYLALKLNEQEGVEEVPYVSRNY